From the genome of Adlercreutzia equolifaciens DSM 19450:
CAGATTCACGAGGCGGGCCTTCTGGCAGCGGCGGCCTTAAAGCCCAAGACGCCCGCGAGCGCGCTTTCGCCGGTCATCGCCGAGCTGGACATGGCGCTCGTCATGTCGGTGGAGCCGGGCTTCTCCGGCCAAAGTTACATCGCGGGATCCGATTTGAAGGTGGCCGAGGTGGTGCAGATGGCGCGGGCGGCCGGCAACGAGGAGCTGCTCATCCAGGTGGACGGCGGCATCGGGCTGGCCACGGCGCCGCTTGTGGCCGCCGCCGGGGCCGATGTGCTCGTCTGCGGCAACGCCGTGTTCAAGGCTGACGACCCGCGGGCTGCCATAGGCGCCGTGAAAGACGCGGCCGATGAGGCCCGCGAGAATGCCTTGGCCCGCGGCCAATGGAATTAGGAAGAAGAAGGAGCGCGATGAGCAACACTGCGGAAAACCTTGCGGCCGTCGAGCGCGAGTTGGCGGCCGATGTGGCCATGGCCGAGGGGCGCGCCGATGCCGAGGACGCCACCCTGCCCGAGCCGGCGGCGGACTTCATCTATCTGGACTACGCCGCCACCGCCCCCTTGTGCGCCGAGGCGGCCGGCGCCATGGCGCCCTTCCAGGTGCCCGGTCCGGCCAACCTCGCCGTGAACGCCAACGCCAACGCCCTGTACGGGGTGGGGCGCGCCGCTTTCGACCTTCTGGAAAGCGCCCGGCGCCGCGCGGCCCGGGCCCTGGGCGCCCGGCGCCCCGATGAGATCGTCTTCACCTCCGGCGCCACCGAGGCCGACGACGCGGCCATCCTCGGCCTTGTGCAGGCGGCCGCCGAGCAGCGGCGCCTTACCGGCCAGAAGGACCGCGCCCTGCACGTCATCACCTCCGCCATCGAGCACGATGCCGTGCTCGCGCCCTGCCGGCGCCTTGAGGCCGAAGGCGTGCGCGTCACCTACCTGCGCCCCAACCGCCAGGGCTTCATCGAGGTCGCGTCTCTCGCCGAGGCGCTCACCGACGACACGGTGCTCGTCTCGGTGCAAGCGGCCAATTCCGAGGTGGGCGCCATCCAGCCCATCCGCGAGCTAGCCGAACTGGCCCACAAGCGCGGCGCCCTCTTCCACACCGATGCCGTGCAGGCCCTGGGCAAGATGCCGCTCGACGTGCAGAAGCTCGGCGTGGACGCGGCCTCCTTCTCGGCCCACAAGATCGGCGGCCCCAAGGGCGTGGGCGCCCTGTACCTGAAGGCCCGCACTCCCTTCTCCCCGTACCTTTTGGGCGGCGGTCAGGAATCCGGTCGCCGCAGCGGCACCCAGAACGTCGCCGGCATCACCGGTTTCGTCGCTGCCCTGGAGGCGGCCCAGGAGGCCGAGCCGGAGGAGTCCGCCCGCCTGCGCGCCCTGCGCGACCGCCTCTACGCGGCCATAGCCGCCACCGACGGCATCCAGCCCACGGTGGAGGTGGATGCGGGCAGCCGCGACTTCCTCCCCAACATCGTCCACGGCCTGGCCGACGAGTGGGAGAGCGAGACCATGGTGCTGCGCTTCGACCAGCTCGGCATCTGCGTCGCCGGCGGCAGCGCCTGCTCCAGCCACTCCCTGGAGCCGAGCCACGTCTTGCGCGCCATGGGCATCACCGGCGATACATCCTACAACGCCCTGCGCATCTCCATGGGAAGATACACCACCGAGGCCGACATAGCGGCCTTCGAGAAGGCATTAAAGAAGGTACTAAACTGGTAAGACATTCGTATTCGTAAGAGCAGCGTGTGGGGTGGGGGCGGTGGTGCCGCATCTGAGTGAGTGCAGCGGTCGAGGAGGCGGAGGTGGTGCCGCGCGCAGTTCATTGAAGTGCATTTGGCAATGCTAGAACCCTCAGTGAGCCCTGCACTTCAATGCTGTTTGAGCACGGCACTTCCTCCGCCTCCTCGACCGCGGACAGATAGCATAAGCCATTCAGATACGGCACTTCCGCCCCCAGTCCACACGTGGACAAGGAGAACAATTAAGTGGAACTCGTAAACACCCATTGCCATTGCGTCTATTCCGGCCACGGCATCGGAAGTATCGCCGAGTACGCCGACGCCGCCGCGGCCGCCGGCCTGACCACCCTCGCCTTCACCGAGCACTTCCCGCTCTCTGAGGCCTTCGACCCCGACGAGTACCTCTCCATGAGGCCGCCGATGGTCGATGCCTACCTGGCCGAGATCGACGAGGCCCGCGCCCGGTACCCGCAGATCGAGTTCGTCACCGGCACCGAGATGGACTACCTCGGCGCCTTGGAGGACCGCCAGCTCACCGAGGGCGCTCTGGCCCCCTTCCGCTTCCGTCTGTTGTCGGTGCACTTCATCGACGGCTGGGCCTTCGACGACCCCGACCAGAAGGCCCGCTGGACGGAGCCCGGCGCACCGGATGCCATCTGGCGCCGCTACGGCGAGCTGTGGTGCGAGGCGGCTTCGAATGCGAGCCTGCCCTACGACGCCATGAGCCATCCTGACTTAGCGAAGAAGTTCGGCTACTATCCGAGCTTCAACTTGGAACGCCTCTACGATGAGATGGCCGAGGCGGCGCGCGCCGGCGGCCGCATGGTGGAGGTGAACACGTCGGGCGCCTACTACGCCTGCGCCGAGATGTTCCCCGCCCCGGGGCTGCTCGCCGCTTTCCGCCGCGCCGGCGTGCCCTGCACGGTGGGCTGCGATTCCCACGACCCGGTCAACGTGGCCCGGGACATCGAGCGGGCCTACGGGCTCATGTACGAGGCGGGCTACAGAAGCGTTACCGTCCCGACAGCCACAGGCGACCGCCGAAGCATTACCATCGAATAGGGTGCGTCCGCGATAGGGCGCGCCGATTCCGTTCCAAGAAAGAAGCTGATCATATGGGATTGTTCAACAAGGCCGACAAGGCCAGCACCGAGGCTCTTTCCAAGCGGGGCGAGTCCCATCTCGCGCCGCGTACGTTCAACATGACCATCGGCGGCCTGGAGAAGGCGCTGCTGAAGGAGTTCCCGGCCGAGGATGCCGAGAAGTGGGACCGCACCGGGCTTCTGGTGGGGGAGCGCTCGCTGCCCGTGACCCGGGTGGCCGTGGCCCTGGACGCCACGCCGGCTGCCGTGGCCGCGGCTGCCGAGGCTGGGGCCAACGTGCTTCTCACCCATCATCCGGCGTTTCTCGAGGCCCCCGACGGCTTCGCGCCCGAGGCGAGCGCCCTGGAAAGCCCGGGCGCCGTGGTGTGGGCCGCCATTCGCAACCAGGTGGCGCTCATGGATTTCCACACGGCGCTCGATGTGAGCCCGGCGGCGGCCCGGGTGCTGCCCGGTATGCTGGGGCTCAAGTTCACCCTGCGTTTCGCCGAGCCCTTGGAGGGTTCGCGGCGCAAGGGCTACGGGCAGATCTGCGAGGTGCCTGACAACGACGGCGAGCCCGAGACCTTGGCGCGCCTGGCGGCCCGCTGCATGGCGGTCTTTGGGCGCGCGCCGCGGGTATGGGGCGCGCCCGACGCTGCGGTGCGCCGGGTCGTCACGGCCACGGGCTCGGCGGGAAGCCTTGCGCCGGCGCTCGTCGCGGCCGGGGTGGACGCCGTCGTCTGCGGCGAGATGAAGTACCATACCGCGCTGGAGCTGGCGGCGGCGCACGTGGCCGTCATCGAGCTCGGCCACGATGTGAGCGAGCTGCCCTTGGTGGCCGTGCTGGCCGAGGCGCTGGCCCGCGCCGGCGTCCCCGCCGAGGCGGTGACGCTCGTCGATCAGTCCGAGAACTGGTGGACGCCGGAGGCCGTCCGCGTCTAGTTGCGTAATTTTCTCCATTGCCCCTGCCCAAGATCTGGGTTTTCGCCTATTATTGTCAGGGAGAAAACAGAGATCGAAAGTGAGGTTCCATGGAGGCTACGCGCGACGATATCGAAGGTCTGTTCGAACTGCAGCGCATCGATCTCGAGATCAAGCGCCTGAGCAAGGAGCTTGACGAGCTGCCCCAGCGCGGCATCATCGTGGCCGCCCGCGATAAGAAGACCGCCGTCGAGGCCAAATCCGAGCAGGTGGCCGAGCTCAAGCGCGCCACTACGAAGAAGATCACCCGCATCGACGACGAGGACGCGTCGCTCGCCAAGAAAGAGGCCGGCGTCCAGGCCGCCATCGACGCGGCCCACGGCGACTTCCGCAACGTGGAGGCCCGCACCAAGGAGCTGGCCGGCATCGTTCGCCGCCGCGCCACCATTGCCGAGGACCGCGCCGCAGTGGCCGCCGAGCTGGACAAGATCAGCGCCATGGAGGCCCAGATCTCGCTCGCCCTGGAGGAGATCGGCGCCAAGGAGCAGGAGGCCATCGACTCGTTCCAGAAGCAGGGGGGCGACCTCAAGCTCGCCATCGCCAAGCTGGAGGCGGCCCGCGGCCAGGTGGAGACGAAGGTCTCCCCGCAGCTTTTGGACGTCTACAACCGCACGGCGGCTCGCTCCGGTGTGGCCATCGGCGTGCTCGACGGCAACCGCTGCGGCGCCTGCCGCACGGTCATCGACGGAGGCCGTCTCATCGATCTGCGCAACCAGGCACCGCTGGGTATGTGCCCCTCGTGCAAGCGTTTGCTGGTGATCGCATAATTTCTGTTGCCCTCTCGCCGCGCGCTGTGCTATAGTTGGCGAGCTGTGTCCAAAACGAAACAACAAGCACTACGGAGTTGATATCAATGTCGAAGGTTTGCGAAGTTTGCGGTAAGCACCCGGTTGCCGGTCGTAGCATCAGCCACTCTCACCGTGTGAGCAACCGCATGTTCCGTCCCAACATCCAGAAGATCACCATTCGCGACGCGAAGGGCCATGTCCGTCGTGCCAACGTGTGCACCTCCTGCATGAAGGCCGGAAAGGTGGAGCGCGCCTAGCAAGAGCGCTCCCGCTTTCTTTTCCAGAGAATCCAAAAGCCCGCCCCGCGGGCTTTCTCTGTTTTGGCACAAAGTTGACGCCGCGAAGGAGGCAGGACGGCCCGCGCGCAGGTTGCGCAGCGACTGGAACAGCCCAGTGGGCTGTTCCACCAAGCGCGCCGTTGCTTGAGCACGG
Proteins encoded in this window:
- a CDS encoding cysteine desulfurase family protein, giving the protein MSNTAENLAAVERELAADVAMAEGRADAEDATLPEPAADFIYLDYAATAPLCAEAAGAMAPFQVPGPANLAVNANANALYGVGRAAFDLLESARRRAARALGARRPDEIVFTSGATEADDAAILGLVQAAAEQRRLTGQKDRALHVITSAIEHDAVLAPCRRLEAEGVRVTYLRPNRQGFIEVASLAEALTDDTVLVSVQAANSEVGAIQPIRELAELAHKRGALFHTDAVQALGKMPLDVQKLGVDAASFSAHKIGGPKGVGALYLKARTPFSPYLLGGGQESGRRSGTQNVAGITGFVAALEAAQEAEPEESARLRALRDRLYAAIAATDGIQPTVEVDAGSRDFLPNIVHGLADEWESETMVLRFDQLGICVAGGSACSSHSLEPSHVLRAMGITGDTSYNALRISMGRYTTEADIAAFEKALKKVLNW
- a CDS encoding histidinol-phosphatase, whose amino-acid sequence is MELVNTHCHCVYSGHGIGSIAEYADAAAAAGLTTLAFTEHFPLSEAFDPDEYLSMRPPMVDAYLAEIDEARARYPQIEFVTGTEMDYLGALEDRQLTEGALAPFRFRLLSVHFIDGWAFDDPDQKARWTEPGAPDAIWRRYGELWCEAASNASLPYDAMSHPDLAKKFGYYPSFNLERLYDEMAEAARAGGRMVEVNTSGAYYACAEMFPAPGLLAAFRRAGVPCTVGCDSHDPVNVARDIERAYGLMYEAGYRSVTVPTATGDRRSITIE
- a CDS encoding Nif3-like dinuclear metal center hexameric protein, yielding MGLFNKADKASTEALSKRGESHLAPRTFNMTIGGLEKALLKEFPAEDAEKWDRTGLLVGERSLPVTRVAVALDATPAAVAAAAEAGANVLLTHHPAFLEAPDGFAPEASALESPGAVVWAAIRNQVALMDFHTALDVSPAAARVLPGMLGLKFTLRFAEPLEGSRRKGYGQICEVPDNDGEPETLARLAARCMAVFGRAPRVWGAPDAAVRRVVTATGSAGSLAPALVAAGVDAVVCGEMKYHTALELAAAHVAVIELGHDVSELPLVAVLAEALARAGVPAEAVTLVDQSENWWTPEAVRV
- the rpmB gene encoding 50S ribosomal protein L28, which codes for MSKVCEVCGKHPVAGRSISHSHRVSNRMFRPNIQKITIRDAKGHVRRANVCTSCMKAGKVERA
- a CDS encoding zinc ribbon domain-containing protein, which gives rise to MEATRDDIEGLFELQRIDLEIKRLSKELDELPQRGIIVAARDKKTAVEAKSEQVAELKRATTKKITRIDDEDASLAKKEAGVQAAIDAAHGDFRNVEARTKELAGIVRRRATIAEDRAAVAAELDKISAMEAQISLALEEIGAKEQEAIDSFQKQGGDLKLAIAKLEAARGQVETKVSPQLLDVYNRTAARSGVAIGVLDGNRCGACRTVIDGGRLIDLRNQAPLGMCPSCKRLLVIA
- the rpe gene encoding ribulose-phosphate 3-epimerase, coding for MYQPVKIAPSILSADFMNLGRDIRMIEEGGAAFVHIDVMDGHFVPNLTMGVPLLKQLKPATNLLCDVHLMIDNPLDELPWFIDAGADLLNVHVEALDEADLKRAVAQIHEAGLLAAAALKPKTPASALSPVIAELDMALVMSVEPGFSGQSYIAGSDLKVAEVVQMARAAGNEELLIQVDGGIGLATAPLVAAAGADVLVCGNAVFKADDPRAAIGAVKDAADEARENALARGQWN